A genome region from Anopheles stephensi strain Indian chromosome 2, UCI_ANSTEP_V1.0, whole genome shotgun sequence includes the following:
- the LOC118507731 gene encoding transmembrane protein 132E isoform X1: MGERTGGYHRSNTHFTNVNENTPVNGTGYDTPEQVTKRQTRLPILGEPVKRVYKRRTELNIRMPNRKRVIMSKAYTMGRARISLISLIGILSLTFAVEVHFETPDSGFFLKHSPRQSALASVVSGATSTNGKSRSSNGDSLLSVDRFTVVQTSQPVSVRASYGPFSTKQTVPARYIVPDVLDSTNRDGNSSQNTTAALLDLQQQSNLHLDISAHVVRSSVARDSPVLRVLFHAGADPGGHLQRQKICVLLHASMGNRTPLKGKCMPEGEDGVCVAEVVIPSNWWPPLPPPERDGRAPNTPPKSPQRLVQVSYSVFEPPVRSPELCEPKVQIQPLTPFAKIPLSQSQLPYKELRADNTLTMMVPQIPLYPLSKIHVPVFLHPENGQNIAVFIVRARVKAGMRILGAVASSDEWNVSVEKENTKHTVARVTAFRKDQDPDSPTGRVRFDDAPTTDSAVEVFSWLLEVSNDTKEYWDGGRIIWSVSYVHDGPKMKLDLSTESSQTSSTGLQEEGRKKIVAKLEIQKDDIHAVLPIAKNWELMNTAVLTGRQVSQAMKVFIVSQAGKMADVTLQSSCLTEDESVIKVSSSCSSVYVDGSEVRGSSNASILVKYGTYSGLARFTVWMPEFPLEVSVVDFRLSQIKGWKIPEDHSTTNGKPNSRKKRAYGNSGGWGHHSDDFINGISPERGVCRARYQQSPVEVYARFVAVDQDSGRVSYLISRRTGLRVTDLVQSLLRVADPKIASLRGRMLQGRAMGRTDVQVLSPINGRVIGAREVRVGSDKVTITRLMVKVVSGLQLSISGDGSIDNGYIAETTVTRRLTAQYQEGLLDIELEFSDGSRTPLRDISVDDYFLLVESLDTEVVAFAPMLASHHPRVIAVGEGNGELLRVTLLLSEECRIRRNMPVSKQGMKTSVGPLVSALASVQVDFSGSDTNTRSDTLQNDGAVGRDRNKFGKDLNDLEDILIGIPLKDDNGHESAAVLHSSRQHHRGSGGGGMIGSNSGMVGVFSSNKSMVHGDADTLEIGMYIVLTAFCLAIAVFVVSCVVYASKYRPVVIDANGDASVRDGLGNSTVFDVGKGNESCATNAHDWVWLGRATVDRSNADILETGTNHKDSRMHIISNPMNSKYDDMGEHVIQINSFDNPNHIQLPSAVTVPFLNSRASIVTNEKTATPINSCTYKTRDTHSRAMINDEASLLPQRSIATTVVDRIEYRPPVPPHRNIGVTAHISNKQLPIEAAPQLKASKRYHHRPPRYSGGIALSSMSSSCSNTNPAFDIQLQNASDLQPRNMNHTQQQTNLVLFNNGKSGQAKQYESVQPVSARRTNESPHSFENMGFSIMSLSNAEDYQNGEKNHQKHRRPKELHMAERLVEQPNCQQTAFKFDTINQHQKYHHPFQCAESSVSSAEGATNPGERRSSGDCQNVQQPVNKPVDKTSSRVCSVAKPKHIEEESQNHMPLSSDDDGGFAVAVEQSCRKKKVHMESTSPVHAAVLNAAPKKSNNKPTVVGNPMFSTTPDSEFGPGESLGLDDLDMDYEQIMHYFDNLKESNA; encoded by the exons ATGGGGGAGCGCACAGGGGGATACCACCGATCGAATACACATTTTACAAATGTAAACGAGAACACGCCA GTAAACGGCACAGGTTACGATACACCAGAGCAAGTAACAAAGCGCCAAACGCGGTTGCCCATATTGGGCGAACCGGTTAAAAGGGTTTACAAGCGGAGGACTGAACTGAACATTCGAATGCCGAACAGAAAACGTGTAATTATGAGCAAGGCGTACACCATGGGACGTGCAAGGATTAGCTTGATATCGCTAATAG GTATTCTAAGTCTCACGTTTGCAGTTGAAGTCCACTTTGAAACACCTGATAGTGGATTTTTCCTGAAGCATTCCCCACGACAAAGTGCGTTAGCATCAGTCGTATCAGGTGCAACATCTACCAATGGCAAGTCACGATCATCTAACGGAGATTCCTTACTTTCGGTGGACCGATTTACTGTAGTGCAAACTAGTCAACCCGTGTCTGTACGAGCTAGCTATGGGCCGTTTTCTACAAAGCAAACAGTACCTGCACGGTACATCGTACCGGACGTGCTCGACAGTACGAATCGTGACGGAAACTCGTCGCAAAATACCACCGCCGCATTACTGGACTTGCAGCAGCAATCAAATCTACACCTGGACATATCAGCCCACGTGGTTCGGAGCAGTGTGGCCCGTGATTCTCCGGTGCTTCGCGTTCTGTTTCATGCGGGTGCCGACCCTGGTGGTCATTTACAGCGTCAAAAAATATGTGTGCTACTTCATGCTTCCATGGGCAACAGAACCCCTCTCAAAGGCAAATGTATGCCAGAAGGAGAGGATGGAGTATGTGTCGCGGAAGTAGTTATTCCATCTAACTGGTGGCCTCCGTTACCACCCCCAGAAAGAGATGGCCGTGCACCGAATACTCCTCCGAAAAGCCCACAGCGATTAGTGCAAGTGTCTTACAGTGTGTTCGAACCTCCTGTTAGAAGTCCAGAACTTTGTGAGCCGAAAGTACAGATTCAACCGCTAACACCATTTGCAAAAATTCCCTTAAGTCAATCACAATTGCCATACAAAGAACTGCGCGCAGATAACACGCTTACAATGATGGTACCACAGATACCATTATATCCGCTTTCGAAAATCCACGTTCCAGTTTTTCTACATCCTGAGAATGGACAAAATATTGCAGTATTCATAGTAAG AGCTCGTGTAAAAGCCGGCATGCGTATTCTAGGTGCTGTAGCATCATCAGACGAATGGAACGTTTCAgtagagaaagaaaacacaaagcaTACTGTGGCTCGGGTTACTGCTTTTCGTAAAGATCAAGATCCAGACAGTCCTACCGGAAGGGTTCGTTTCGATGATGCGCCTACGACTGACAG TGCTGTGGAAGTCTTTTCGTGGTTGCTTGAAGTTTCCAATGATACCAAGGAATATTGGGACGGTGGAAGAATAATTTGGTCCGTTAGCTATGTACATGATGGCCCGAAAATGAAACTAGATCTGTCGACCGAGTCTTCACAGACCAGCAGTACCGGTCTACAAGAAGAAGGTCGTAAGAAGATAGTGGCCAAACTGGAAATACAGAAAGACGATATTCATGCGGTTTTACCTATTGCGAAG aacTGGGAGCTCATGAATACAGCCGTTCTTACTGGAAGACAAGTATCGCAGGCCATGAAAGTTTTTATAGTATCACAGGCTGGGAAGATGGCTGATGTCACACTTCAAAGTTCATGTCTGACAGAAGATGAAAGTGTGATAAAG GTATCATCGTCATGCAGCTCCGTTTATGTTGATGGGTCAGAAGTGAGAGGTTCATCTAATGCATCGATACTGGTTAAATATGGAACGTATTCTGGACTAGCACGGTTCACTGTTTGGATGCCGGAATTTCCCTTGGAGGTATCTGTTGTTGATTTTCGATTGTCGCAGATTAAAGGTTGGAAAATTCCTGAGGATCATAGCAC CACAAACGGCAAGCCAAACAGTCGCAAAAAGCGTGCATATGGTAACAGTGGAGGATGGGGTCATCACAGCGATGACTTTATAAATGGTATCTCTCCGGAAAGAGGCGTGTGTCGTGCAAGATATCAACAAAGTCCGGTGGAAGTGTATGCAAGGTTCGTAGCAGTGGATCAAGATTCGGGACGTGTGAGCTATTTAATTTCTCGTCGAACTGGTCTGCGAGTGACGGATCTAGTACAATCACTACTGCGAGTTGCAGACCCAAAAATTGCCAGTTTACGAGGACGAATGCTTCAAGGGCGTGCAATGGGTCGCACAGATGTGCag gTTCTCTCTCCTATTAATGGAAGGGTTATAGGTGCTCGAGAAGTGCGTGTTGGAAGCGACAAAGTAACCATAACTCGTTTGATGGTTAAAGTTGTTTCCGGATTGCAATTATCAATATCCGGAGATGGTTCGATTGACAACGGTTATATTGCCGAAACCACGGTTACGCGCAGGTTAACCGCACAGTATCAAGAAGGACTTCTTGACATAGAACTAGAATTTTCTGATGGATCCAGGACACCGCTCAG GGATATATCTGTCGATGATTATTTCCTGCTGGTCGAAAGTCTTGACACGGAAGTGGTTGCATTTGCACCGATGCTTGCATCGCATCACCCACGGGTGATTGCAGTTGGAGAAGGAAACGGAGAGTTGCTACGAGTTACTTTACTATTGTCCGAGGAATGTCGTATTCGTCGCAATATGCCTGTCTCTAAACAG GGTATGAAGACGTCTGTTGGCCCCCTGGTTAGTGCGCTTGCATCTGTACAAGTTGATTTCAGTGGATCTGATACAAATACCAGGTCGGATACATTGCAAAATGACGGAGCTGTGGGACGAGACCGCAACAAATTTGGGAAAGATTTGAATGATTTAGAAGACATACTTATTGGAATCCCGTTAAAGGATGATAACGGCCATGAATCGGCAGCGGTATTGCATTCTTCTAGGCAACACCATCGTGGAAGTGGAGGCGGGGGCATGATCGGAAGTAACAGTGGAATGGTCGGAGTATTCTCATCAAACAAAAGCATGGTCCATGGTGATGCAGACACTCTCGAAATAGGCATGTACATAGTGCTTACAGCCTTTTGTTTGGCCATTGCCGTATTTGTAGTGTCATGCGTCGTGTATGCATCTAAATATCGACCGGTTGTAATTGATGCAAATGGAGATGCTAGTGTACGTGATGGATTGGGAAATTCAACAGTATTTGATGTTGGAAAGGGTAATGAGTCGTGTGCTACCAATGCTCACGATTGGGTATGGTTAGGTCGCGCGACTGTTGATCGATCGAATGCGGACATTCTAGAAACGGGGACAAATCACAAAG ATTCACGAATGCATATAATCAGCAATCCGATGAATTCAAAGTACGACGATATGGGCGAACATGTCATACAGATCAATAGTTTCGATAATCCCAACCATATTCAGTTGCCATCAGCTGTAACTGTACCTTTTCTTAATAGTCGCGCGAGCATCGTAACAAATGAGAAAACGGCTACACCAATTAATTCCTGCACATATAAGACGCGTGATACGCACAGTCGTGCTATGATAAA CGATGAGGCGTCGTTACTTCCCCAACGGAGTATTGCAACGACGGTTGTAGATCGTATCGAGTACCGtccaccagttccaccgcacCGTAATATAGGTGTAACTGCTCATATTTCTAATAAG CAACTGCCTATTGAGGCTGCTCCTCAGTTAAAAGCTTCGAAGCGctatcatcatcgtcctccTAGATACAGCGGTGGAATAGCGCTCAGTAGTATGAGTAGCAGTTGCTCAAACACAAATCCTGCTTTCGATATACAATTACAGAACGCTTCTGACTTGCAACCGCGTAATATGAATCATactcaacaacaaacaaacttaGTACTTTTCAACAACGGCAAATCAGGTCAAGCAAAACAATACGAATCGGTGCAACCCGTTTCGGCTAGAAGAACAAACGAATCACCTCACTCGTTTGAAAACATGGGCTTCTCTATCATGTCACTGTCTAACGCGGAAGATTACCAAAATGGAGAGAAGAATCATCAAAAACATCGGCGTCCAAAGGAATTACACATGGCTGAACGCTTAGTAGAGCAACCAAATTGTCAGCAGACGGCATTTAAATTTGACACTATTAATCAACATCAAAAATATCATCATCCATTCCAATGTGCTGAGTCGTCAGTATCATCAGCAGAGGGAGCCACAAATCCCGGCGAACGAAGGAGTTCTGGAGACTGTCAAAATGTCCAGCAACCAGTTAACAAACCTGTTGACAAAACATCAAGCAGAGTTTGCAGCGTCGCGAAACCAAAACACATCGAGGAAGAAAGTCAAAATCATATGCCTCTTTCCTCTGACGACGATGGTGGCTTTGCCGTAGCAGTGGAACAATcctgtaggaaaaaaaaagtgcatatGGAAAGTACTTCTCCAGTCCATGCTGCGGTCCTGAATGCAGCACCGAAAAAATCTAACAATAAACCGACTGTGGTGGGAAATCCGATGTTTTCAACTACGCCAGACAGTGAATTTGGACCGGGCGAAAGTCTAGGATTAGATGACCTAGATATGGATTACGAACAAATTATGCATTACTTCGATAACCTGAAG gAATCGAACGCCTGA